A window of the Streptomyces finlayi genome harbors these coding sequences:
- a CDS encoding ABC transporter ATP-binding protein — MNSEPVVQVTGLVKRYGTKTAVNGLDLDVRAGAVTAVLGPNGAGKTTTIETCEGYRRPDAGTVRVLGLDPVADAAALRPRVGVMLQSGGVYSGARADEMLRHMARLYAHPLDVDALIERLGLGSCGRTTYRRLSGGQQQRLALAMAVVGRPELVFLDEPTAGLDPQARRSTWDLVRELRSDGVSVVLTTHFMDEAEELADDVAIIDAGRVIAQGCPESLCRGGAENTLRFTGRPGLDLGSLLKALPDGTAAAELTSGAYRITGDVGPQLLATVTSWCAQHGVMPSGIAVERHTLEDVFLELTGKELRA; from the coding sequence ATGAACAGCGAGCCCGTCGTCCAGGTCACCGGCCTGGTGAAGCGGTACGGCACCAAGACCGCAGTGAACGGCCTCGACCTCGACGTCCGGGCCGGCGCGGTCACCGCGGTCCTCGGCCCGAACGGCGCGGGCAAGACCACCACCATCGAGACCTGCGAGGGCTACCGGCGGCCGGACGCCGGGACCGTACGCGTGCTCGGCCTCGACCCCGTCGCCGACGCCGCGGCGCTGCGCCCCAGGGTCGGAGTGATGCTCCAGTCCGGCGGCGTCTACTCCGGCGCGCGCGCCGACGAGATGCTGCGCCACATGGCCAGGCTGTACGCCCATCCGCTGGACGTCGACGCCCTCATCGAGCGGCTCGGCCTCGGCAGCTGCGGGCGCACCACCTACCGCCGGCTCTCCGGTGGCCAGCAGCAGCGGCTCGCCCTGGCGATGGCCGTCGTGGGCCGCCCCGAACTGGTCTTCCTCGACGAGCCGACGGCGGGCCTGGACCCGCAGGCGCGCCGCTCCACCTGGGACCTCGTAAGGGAACTGCGTTCCGACGGCGTGTCGGTCGTCCTGACCACGCACTTCATGGACGAGGCCGAGGAGCTCGCGGACGACGTCGCCATCATCGACGCGGGCCGGGTCATCGCCCAGGGCTGCCCGGAGTCGCTGTGCCGCGGCGGCGCCGAGAACACCCTGCGCTTCACCGGCCGCCCCGGCCTGGACCTCGGCTCACTGCTCAAGGCGCTGCCCGACGGCACGGCGGCGGCCGAGCTGACCTCGGGCGCGTACCGCATCACCGGCGACGTCGGCCCCCAGCTGCTGGCCACCGTGACCTCCTGGTGCGCCCAGCACGGAGTGATGCCGTCCGGCATCGCGGTGGAGCGGCACACGCTGGAAGACGTCTTCCTGGAACTGACCGGCAAGGAGCTGCGCGCATGA
- a CDS encoding S8 family serine peptidase translates to MIRRSTRLGRRSAAALLTAAATAIPLMISASPAQARTDDPAPRSAYQAKSEGTLLKQFAGQEKVTFWVSLEEEADVASARAAKGKTAKARAVYETKTAFAKKSQAGVIGLAKDAGAAYTSFWIANTVRITGDKALAEKIAARSDVAAIEADDPVTIPDPLPGTSEPEVDAVEWNLDRINAPKVWNDLGVRGDGIVVANIDSGVQFDHPAVAAKYRGLKADGTYDHAYNWFDPTKVCTGTAPCDNNGHGTHTMGTMVGDDGGGNQVGVAPGARWIAAKGCGTSSCARETLLASGQWMVAPTDASGANPRPDLAPDVVNNSWGANVIDTWYKATVQSWRDAGIFPAFSNGNAGPGCNTSGSPGAYSNSYSSGAFDINNAIASFSSRGTGEAGTLKPNLSAPGVNIRSSWMGGGYNAISGTSMASPHTAATVALMWSASPAIRSDVAATETLLDQTAIDTDNTTCGGTAARNNVWGEGRLDAYAAVSATPRGPLGALGGKVGSGDAVVADALVTLDGPMKATVTTGTDGSYALPKVMVGDYRITVSKFGFHTAESTVTILENETAAKDFTLEQAPSATLSGAVRTEAGIEAGADVVVQGTPVKTVSAADGTYTVTLPVGTYNVAVTPVSRCATATSVSVDLTASASRDIELASRADTFGTTCRVGTGAFPTGDTELAMSSATSGTARFDLPFPVGLYGKTYRAATATTEGVLALGSASTSSSNASLPTTGTPNGALYPFWDNLQLTNGSDTSGVYWAVRGTAPHRSVVVEWRDVQIGSVTSRQISFAAVIGEDGTVSYHYKDIGDDLVENGSGATVGIESDTGTDALLFSHNQAAVTDGMTISFSTGRSAVLTGTVTDENDGGPVAGATVKVGRGGTAFATGTTGADGSYLVQFPADATEAGYDITVAADHYAGAGAERTLKAKDIAVADAVLRTGRVTASAADYALVVPADQDRTRTLTVGNTGTTTPYSVEEQGDAAWVTATPASGELAEGAEQQVRLTFDTTGVTPGTVLTGTLLVASESGRAPVVEIPLKIVVPAYQAALDTGTNGSVTDLLGDSWGPDREYAAGSYGYIGTTSRTGTTRTISGTSEQALYRTARSGALEYRFDNVPNGVYRVELGFAEVSGTKPGARVFDVLAEGKEYVSNLDIALEKGTYTALDKTITVEVTDGQLNVRLSAIHGKSLVNSVRVSQRPDLTG, encoded by the coding sequence GTGATCCGACGTTCCACGCGTCTCGGACGGCGGTCCGCTGCCGCACTTCTCACCGCGGCAGCGACCGCGATACCACTCATGATCAGTGCCTCGCCGGCCCAGGCCCGGACGGACGACCCCGCGCCGCGGTCCGCCTACCAGGCCAAGTCCGAGGGCACGCTGCTCAAGCAGTTCGCCGGCCAGGAGAAGGTGACCTTCTGGGTGAGCCTCGAGGAGGAGGCGGATGTCGCGTCCGCCCGCGCGGCGAAGGGCAAGACCGCCAAGGCCCGTGCCGTCTACGAGACGAAGACCGCGTTCGCGAAGAAGTCCCAGGCCGGGGTCATCGGGCTGGCCAAGGACGCCGGAGCGGCGTACACCTCGTTCTGGATCGCCAACACCGTGCGGATCACCGGTGACAAGGCACTCGCCGAGAAGATCGCGGCCCGTTCGGACGTGGCCGCCATCGAGGCCGACGACCCGGTCACGATTCCTGACCCGCTGCCCGGCACCAGCGAGCCCGAGGTCGACGCCGTCGAGTGGAACCTCGACCGGATCAACGCCCCGAAGGTCTGGAACGACCTGGGCGTACGCGGTGACGGCATCGTCGTGGCCAACATCGACAGCGGCGTCCAGTTCGACCACCCGGCTGTCGCGGCCAAGTACCGGGGCCTGAAGGCGGACGGCACGTACGACCACGCGTACAACTGGTTCGACCCGACCAAGGTCTGCACGGGCACCGCGCCCTGCGACAACAACGGCCACGGCACCCACACCATGGGCACCATGGTCGGCGACGACGGCGGCGGCAACCAGGTGGGCGTCGCCCCCGGCGCCCGGTGGATCGCCGCCAAGGGCTGCGGGACCAGCTCCTGCGCGCGGGAGACGCTGCTCGCCTCGGGCCAGTGGATGGTCGCGCCCACGGACGCCTCGGGCGCCAACCCGCGGCCGGACCTCGCGCCGGACGTGGTGAACAACTCGTGGGGCGCCAACGTCATCGACACCTGGTACAAGGCCACCGTCCAGTCGTGGCGTGACGCGGGCATCTTCCCGGCCTTCTCCAACGGCAACGCCGGCCCCGGCTGCAACACCTCGGGGTCGCCCGGCGCCTACTCCAACAGCTACTCCTCGGGCGCCTTCGACATCAACAACGCCATCGCGAGCTTCTCCTCGCGCGGCACCGGCGAGGCGGGCACCCTGAAGCCGAACCTCTCCGCGCCCGGCGTCAACATCCGTTCCTCGTGGATGGGCGGCGGCTACAACGCCATCTCCGGTACGTCGATGGCCTCACCGCACACCGCCGCCACCGTGGCGCTGATGTGGTCCGCATCGCCCGCGATCCGCAGCGACGTCGCGGCGACGGAGACGCTCCTCGACCAGACCGCGATCGACACCGACAACACGACCTGCGGCGGCACCGCGGCCAGGAACAACGTCTGGGGCGAAGGCCGCCTCGACGCGTACGCCGCCGTCAGCGCCACGCCCCGCGGCCCGCTCGGCGCGCTCGGAGGGAAGGTCGGCTCCGGCGACGCGGTCGTCGCGGACGCCCTCGTAACCCTGGACGGACCGATGAAGGCCACCGTCACCACCGGCACGGACGGTTCCTACGCCCTGCCCAAGGTGATGGTCGGCGACTACCGGATCACCGTCTCCAAGTTCGGTTTCCACACCGCCGAGTCCACTGTCACGATCCTCGAGAACGAGACGGCGGCCAAGGACTTCACCCTGGAGCAGGCGCCCAGCGCGACGCTCAGCGGCGCCGTGCGGACCGAGGCGGGCATCGAGGCCGGCGCGGACGTCGTCGTCCAGGGCACCCCCGTCAAGACGGTCTCGGCCGCCGACGGCACGTACACGGTGACCCTGCCGGTCGGTACGTACAACGTGGCCGTCACCCCGGTCAGCCGCTGCGCCACGGCGACGAGCGTAAGTGTCGACCTGACGGCGTCGGCGAGCAGGGACATCGAGCTGGCCAGCCGCGCGGACACCTTCGGCACGACCTGCCGGGTGGGCACGGGTGCCTTCCCGACGGGCGACACCGAGCTCGCGATGTCCAGCGCGACGAGCGGTACGGCCCGCTTCGACCTGCCGTTCCCGGTCGGGCTGTACGGAAAGACGTACCGCGCGGCTACCGCCACCACCGAGGGCGTGCTCGCGCTCGGCTCAGCCAGCACCTCCTCGTCGAACGCGAGCCTGCCGACCACGGGCACTCCCAACGGTGCGCTCTACCCCTTCTGGGACAACCTGCAGCTCACCAACGGCTCCGACACCTCCGGCGTCTACTGGGCGGTCCGCGGCACGGCGCCGCACCGCTCGGTGGTCGTCGAGTGGCGGGACGTGCAGATCGGCAGCGTCACGTCGCGGCAGATCAGCTTCGCTGCGGTCATCGGTGAGGACGGCACCGTCTCCTACCACTACAAAGACATCGGCGACGACCTTGTCGAGAACGGCTCCGGTGCCACCGTCGGCATCGAGAGCGACACCGGCACGGACGCCCTGCTCTTCTCCCACAACCAGGCGGCCGTCACCGACGGCATGACCATCTCCTTCAGCACCGGCCGGAGCGCCGTGCTGACCGGCACGGTCACCGACGAGAACGACGGCGGGCCGGTGGCCGGCGCCACGGTGAAGGTCGGCCGGGGCGGAACCGCCTTCGCCACCGGCACCACCGGCGCCGACGGCAGCTACCTCGTGCAGTTCCCGGCGGACGCCACCGAGGCCGGTTACGACATCACGGTCGCGGCCGACCACTACGCGGGCGCCGGCGCGGAACGCACGCTGAAGGCCAAGGACATCGCCGTGGCCGACGCCGTGCTGAGGACGGGCCGGGTCACGGCCTCCGCGGCGGACTACGCCCTGGTCGTCCCGGCGGACCAGGACCGCACCCGCACGCTGACCGTGGGCAACACGGGCACCACCACGCCGTACTCGGTCGAGGAACAGGGTGACGCCGCCTGGGTCACGGCCACGCCCGCCTCCGGCGAGCTGGCCGAGGGCGCCGAACAGCAGGTGCGGCTCACCTTCGACACCACGGGCGTGACCCCGGGCACGGTCCTGACCGGCACGCTGCTCGTCGCGTCGGAGAGCGGCCGGGCGCCCGTCGTCGAGATCCCGCTGAAGATCGTGGTTCCGGCCTACCAGGCGGCGCTCGACACAGGCACCAACGGTTCGGTGACGGACCTGCTCGGTGACAGCTGGGGACCGGACCGGGAGTACGCGGCCGGTTCGTACGGCTACATCGGGACCACGAGCAGGACCGGCACGACGAGGACCATCTCCGGCACGAGCGAGCAGGCGCTGTACCGCACGGCCCGCAGCGGCGCGCTGGAGTACCGCTTCGACAACGTGCCCAACGGGGTCTACCGCGTCGAGCTGGGCTTCGCCGAGGTCAGTGGTACCAAGCCGGGGGCGAGGGTCTTCGATGTGCTCGCCGAGGGCAAGGAGTACGTCTCCAACCTCGACATCGCGCTCGAGAAGGGCACGTACACCGCCCTGGACAAGACGATCACGGTGGAGGTCACCGACGGCCAGCTGAACGTCCGGCTGTCGGCGATCCACGGCAAGTCCCTGGTGAACTCGGTCCGGGTCTCGCAGCGGCCGGACCTGACCGGCTGA
- a CDS encoding heme o synthase, which yields MCVTAVESRPAGVALTPSPGGHRPFGARIKAFVALTKPRIIELLLITTVPVMFLAAQGVPDLWLVLTTTIGGYLSAGGANALNMYIDRDIDALMDRTSQRPLVTGMVSPVECLVFGISLAVISTVWFGLLVNWLSAALALGALLFYVVVYTMLLKRRTSQNIVWGGIAGCMPVLIGWSAVTNSLSWAAVILFAVIFFWTPPHYWPLSMKVKEDYARVGVPMLPVIATNQVVARQIVIYSWVMVAVSLLLTPLGYTGWFYTTVAVLTGGFWLWEAHGLQTRANSGVTGAKLKEMRLFHWSITYVSLLFVAVAVDPFLR from the coding sequence GTGTGCGTGACGGCCGTCGAGTCCCGACCCGCAGGGGTCGCCTTGACTCCGAGCCCAGGGGGCCATCGCCCGTTCGGGGCCCGCATCAAGGCATTCGTGGCGCTTACCAAGCCGCGGATCATCGAGCTGTTGCTCATCACCACTGTTCCGGTGATGTTCCTCGCCGCTCAAGGTGTTCCAGACCTGTGGCTCGTTCTCACTACCACCATCGGCGGATATCTCTCCGCGGGTGGTGCCAACGCGCTGAACATGTACATCGACCGCGACATCGACGCGCTGATGGACCGCACGTCGCAGCGCCCGCTGGTCACCGGCATGGTGAGCCCCGTCGAGTGCCTCGTATTCGGAATCTCGCTCGCGGTGATCTCCACCGTCTGGTTCGGACTGCTCGTCAACTGGCTCTCGGCTGCCCTCGCGCTCGGGGCACTGCTCTTCTACGTCGTCGTCTACACGATGCTCCTGAAGCGCCGTACCTCGCAGAACATCGTGTGGGGCGGAATCGCCGGCTGCATGCCGGTGCTCATCGGCTGGTCCGCCGTGACCAATTCCCTCTCCTGGGCCGCGGTCATTCTCTTCGCCGTCATCTTCTTCTGGACGCCGCCGCATTACTGGCCGCTGTCCATGAAGGTGAAGGAGGACTACGCCAGGGTCGGCGTCCCGATGCTTCCGGTCATCGCCACCAACCAGGTGGTCGCCCGCCAGATCGTCATCTACAGCTGGGTCATGGTGGCGGTGTCGCTGCTGCTGACCCCGCTCGGCTACACGGGCTGGTTCTACACGACGGTGGCCGTCCTGACCGGTGGCTTCTGGCTCTGGGAGGCGCACGGCCTGCAGACCCGGGCCAACTCGGGAGTGACCGGGGCCAAGCTCAAGGAGATGCGGCTGTTCCACTGGTCCATCACCTACGTCTCGCTCCTCTTCGTCGCCGTGGCCGTGGACCCCTTCCTGCGGTAA
- a CDS encoding ABC transporter permease produces the protein MSAGTYTPRPGAAPLPRMIAAQTALETRMLLRNGEQLLLTVIIPTLLLVLFSTVDVVDTGAGDPVDFLAPGILALAVMSTAFTGQAIATGFERRYGVLKRLGASPLPRWALMTSKTLSVLVTEVLQIALLTAIAFALGWSPEGSPLAVLLLLVLGTAAFSGLGLLMAGTLKAEATLAAANLVFLLLLVGGGVIVPLDRFPDAAQSVLGLLPVSALSEGLRDVLQHGAAMPWGEAGILAVWAALGLGAAARFFRWE, from the coding sequence ATGAGCGCCGGTACGTACACCCCCCGTCCCGGTGCGGCCCCGCTGCCGCGCATGATCGCCGCGCAGACCGCTCTGGAGACGCGGATGCTGCTGCGCAACGGCGAGCAGCTGCTCCTCACGGTGATCATCCCGACGCTGCTCCTCGTACTGTTCAGCACGGTGGACGTGGTGGACACGGGAGCGGGCGATCCGGTCGACTTCCTGGCGCCCGGCATCCTCGCGCTGGCCGTGATGTCCACCGCGTTCACCGGCCAGGCCATCGCCACCGGCTTCGAACGGCGTTACGGGGTGCTCAAGCGGCTCGGCGCCTCACCCCTGCCGCGCTGGGCGCTGATGACCTCGAAGACTCTGTCGGTGCTGGTCACCGAGGTGCTGCAGATCGCGCTGCTGACGGCCATCGCCTTCGCCCTGGGGTGGTCCCCCGAGGGCAGCCCCCTCGCCGTGCTGCTCCTGCTGGTGCTCGGCACCGCGGCGTTCTCCGGCCTCGGCCTCCTGATGGCCGGGACGCTGAAGGCGGAGGCGACGCTCGCCGCCGCGAACCTGGTCTTCCTGCTGCTGCTGGTGGGCGGCGGGGTGATCGTGCCGCTCGACAGGTTCCCGGACGCGGCTCAGTCGGTCCTGGGGCTGCTACCGGTCTCGGCGCTGTCGGAGGGGCTGCGGGACGTCCTCCAGCACGGCGCCGCGATGCCGTGGGGCGAGGCCGGAATCCTCGCCGTGTGGGCCGCCCTCGGACTGGGCGCCGCGGCGAGGTTCTTCCGCTGGGAGTAG
- a CDS encoding helix-turn-helix transcriptional regulator, protein MKYVGEAPQEELATGERSTRNRVARSILDHGPSTAADLAKRVRLTQAAVRRHLDALVSDGVVEAREQRVYGARTRGRPAKVFALTDCGRDAFDQSYDKLAADALRWIAEASGDEAVMAFARARMAAQAEGYRAAVEAAAPEDRTEALAKALSADGYAATARSAPGPQQGEQLCQHHCPVAHVAEQFPQLCEAETEIFSSLLGTHVQRLATLAHGDGVCTTYVPRSGHATPQTTSVSASTAGRNPA, encoded by the coding sequence GTGAAATACGTCGGCGAGGCTCCGCAGGAGGAACTCGCGACCGGTGAGCGCTCGACGCGCAACCGGGTCGCGCGCTCCATCCTGGACCATGGCCCGTCCACCGCCGCCGATCTCGCGAAGCGCGTGCGCCTCACCCAGGCCGCCGTCCGCCGTCATCTCGACGCCCTCGTGTCCGACGGTGTCGTCGAAGCCCGTGAACAGCGGGTCTACGGGGCACGGACCAGGGGGCGGCCCGCCAAGGTGTTCGCCCTGACGGACTGCGGCAGGGACGCCTTCGACCAGTCCTACGACAAGCTCGCCGCCGACGCCCTGCGCTGGATCGCCGAGGCCTCGGGCGACGAGGCGGTCATGGCGTTCGCCCGCGCCCGTATGGCCGCACAGGCCGAGGGGTACCGCGCGGCGGTCGAGGCGGCCGCCCCCGAAGACCGAACCGAGGCGCTTGCCAAGGCCTTGTCGGCCGACGGGTACGCTGCTACGGCGCGAAGCGCGCCCGGTCCGCAGCAGGGCGAGCAGCTGTGCCAGCACCACTGCCCGGTCGCACACGTCGCCGAGCAGTTCCCGCAGCTGTGTGAGGCGGAGACGGAAATCTTCTCCAGTCTGCTCGGGACCCATGTGCAGCGTCTGGCCACCCTCGCCCACGGCGACGGTGTGTGTACGACGTACGTGCCGCGCAGCGGCCACGCAACACCACAGACCACATCAGTTTCTGCAAGCACTGCCGGGAGGAACCCCGCATGA
- a CDS encoding COX15/CtaA family protein: MVRVETPLSYIAKRWTPSTEVVRRAALSAVVMSVFIIVTGGAVRLTGSGLGCDTWPKCTDDSLFATPEQGLHGAIEFGNRMLTYVLSAAVGWAIIAVRAAKPRRRTLTRLAWSQFWLVMGNAVLGGITVWAGLNPWTVAGHFLLANCLLAVTVITWVRVGEGDGAPRPRAPRPVRGLSWAIVVTTVLLIALGTTVTGSGKHAGDSSDVPRMPWDWAAAAHVHAIAAWVVCALAVAMWLALRVVDAPADTRARARDLLIVLLAQGAIGYVQYFSDVPEILVGIHMFGSALMWIAVLRLFLSMRERTEPMAGIPVQETPTVTVAS, from the coding sequence ATGGTTCGCGTGGAAACCCCCCTCTCCTACATCGCCAAGCGCTGGACTCCGTCCACCGAGGTGGTCCGGCGCGCCGCTCTCTCGGCCGTCGTGATGAGCGTGTTCATCATCGTCACGGGCGGTGCCGTCCGGCTCACCGGTTCCGGTCTGGGCTGCGACACCTGGCCCAAGTGCACGGACGACAGCCTCTTCGCGACGCCCGAGCAGGGGCTGCACGGCGCGATCGAGTTCGGCAACCGGATGCTCACCTACGTCCTGTCGGCCGCCGTCGGCTGGGCGATCATCGCGGTACGTGCCGCCAAGCCTCGCCGCCGCACGCTGACCCGGCTCGCCTGGTCGCAGTTCTGGCTCGTGATGGGGAACGCCGTGCTCGGCGGGATCACGGTCTGGGCGGGCCTCAACCCGTGGACGGTGGCCGGTCACTTCCTGCTCGCCAACTGCCTGCTCGCGGTCACCGTCATCACCTGGGTGCGGGTCGGCGAGGGCGACGGCGCACCGCGCCCGCGCGCTCCCCGGCCGGTACGCGGCCTGTCCTGGGCGATCGTCGTCACCACCGTGCTCCTGATCGCCCTGGGTACGACGGTGACCGGTTCCGGCAAGCACGCCGGTGACAGCAGCGACGTACCGCGCATGCCGTGGGACTGGGCCGCGGCCGCCCATGTGCACGCCATCGCCGCGTGGGTCGTCTGCGCCCTGGCCGTCGCGATGTGGCTGGCGCTGCGGGTGGTGGACGCCCCTGCCGACACCCGGGCGCGCGCACGTGACCTGCTGATCGTGCTGCTGGCGCAGGGTGCGATCGGGTACGTGCAGTACTTCAGCGACGTCCCCGAGATCCTGGTCGGCATCCACATGTTCGGCTCCGCGCTGATGTGGATCGCCGTACTGCGCCTGTTCCTGAGCATGCGGGAGCGTACGGAGCCGATGGCCGGCATCCCCGTGCAGGAGACCCCGACCGTCACCGTCGCGAGCTGA